Genomic DNA from Echeneis naucrates chromosome 23, fEcheNa1.1, whole genome shotgun sequence:
AAGCTGTGCTGTAAAGGGCCAAGTCAAGCACAACCCAGCAAGGACCTGAATCCTCATTGACTGTGGACAAATATCTGCCATCTCTTGTTGGAGTAGTGATTTATCAAAAGCTTGATAAAATactattaaataataaatacattatgCATAAATATGAGCCACTCTCAGTAATCAGGTGaacacctgctgctgaaacCCAAGAGAGAGCACAGGAAGAACGGCTGCTGTATccactcagctgtttgtgttacCGTGGCCTCCCTGCTACACCTGCCCAGCACTGTAATCCCCTTTCATTCCCGTCTCTGTTTGGAAGTGTCTTAGCCAGAAAGTAGCCTTGACTGCACCATCTTTCTCCAAGAACATTCAGTCAGGTCACAGCATTGACCTGATTTGATGTAGTCCTTTGTTTATTAATGTTTTCAACATAAACCAATAGATCAGTGGTTGTgcatagaattttttttcttatataatGGAAAGGTGAGTAATGTAATGCTGAAAATGattgagatgagatgaaatgagaggagattcCCACGTGAAAGTATCAGTTCATGTAATTTTGATTATCCCTGACTCCTCCACACATTTTGTTATATTATTGTAATCATGACAACAAATATCATCTAATCTTGAGgaggtactttttttttaactcaaatgACCATCGTTTCCTAAAACAAGACTAGCCTTTGTGTCAAAAGTTAAGGGAGACAGAATGTTATTATGGCGAGCGTTCTCCAGACATTCTGCAGTGTTTAGTATTGTAACCATGGCAAAAACCTGGAATGCCTTCCATTGTAGAGGAGCTATTTCAGGAGGAACTGCCAAGAGCCATATAAAAGAGTTGAAAGAATCAACCTGTGTGGTTGTGCAGGTTGGTTGTGGCAGTTTTATGAAGACCCTCAGCACTGTAGCCAACCCCAGTCTATATAAATATCTTTCACCCTGACAACACAGGGAGAGATTTTCCTCCCCTgattttcactttctgtcagCAGCCTCCATATTTCTCATTTTTGCATTGCTCTCTACATCTCTCGTGAAAATGTCCTGCAGCTTTGATTAGGACAGTAAAGTCTCCTTCTTACTGTACTCCACCTAGCACATCCTGTTCTGTTACCTTCTCCGGCTGACAGCATGAAACATTTCTCTACCGCTGGCCCCCGAGTGTGTCTGAGGCTAGATGTCTGCCATTCCTTCCCTGTTCTATGTTTATGTCCATGCTGTCCCAATGTGCCCTGATAAggccacaacaaacacaaagacactgaaACAATGGTTTATGGGTCCTTTTCAACCAAGAAGAAATTGCATGTTCTCTGGATCACATGCTACACATACCCTTAATTGTCTTTTTACATAACATCttgagggagagaaaatagCCAGAGACTATGGCCAAACGACAAGTTAAGTATGGCTTTAGCTTTACAACACAGATTCCAGAAACGTGAAAAGGCTTTTTTGCCTTGAGACGGATGACATGTAAAGCTGGTTTGtgggtttttctccatctggaCCAGAGACTGGGATCATGACATAGCTGCGTGTATATACATGTTGTGCGTGCAAAATGGTTTAAAGCCAAATAAAGTCATGTTTTTCCTCAGATACATTGTTAATTCGCTAACCCACTCCAGTATGTCTAGATTTGAAAGCTGTGGGGTTCAGATGTACAGTGTAGATACTCACAGACTAACATAATATTTACCTGAAGAACAGACTATGAATACAAGTCACTCAGGATGACCTCCTTCATTGTTAATGTTTGCAGAGTCCACATGCAGTTGGTTTTGGGTCCGTCCTCTTAACTTGCTATCTCTACTTTAACATATTACACTTTATCAAAAAAACAAGTGCATCACAATCCTCATCACGGGCACCCTCTTAGAAAACCACTCATGCCTGCAAAATGATTGTAAGCAGTCCTGTCTCTGCTGTAAGTTATCAGGATAGAGGCTCCCCCTTTTTGACCTTGACTGTTCAGATGTATATTTACAGCAGAAGCAGTAGTACAGCTCTGACGGAGTCAATTTGACCAAACCTAGACTGAGGCCAAGGAGGCTGAAGGCTGGGACCAAAGAGCCAGGGAATTCCACTGTGGATTAATGCCTAAGACCTAAAATTCCACCTTCTGCATCTAAAAAATGCAGGTTCCTGCTCCATGCAGGGAGCTGTACCCTTGTGGAGCTGTGAATGTGCACATATgctatatatgtgtgtaagaGGAGCAGCTTAGAATGTACTGAAAGCTTTAAGAGAAACAAATGTGGCTTTGAGGATAAGgaaaagctgctgttgtttgacGCATGTGTTGTGTCTGCTTGCATGGCAGTGATGTGGTTTTAGAGCAGACAGTTTCTAACGTGgcattctgtctgtctgtgttattTACTGGCTGCACTCTGCATTCTCAATGTTAAGCCTCGCCAGCATAAATTAAATCACGTCTCAGCGAGAAGGTTATGAAAGCAGAGCTGCTCCCGGAGAACTGGTCCCTGGGTTtcatgggaaataaataaagacaaaggaAAGACAAACCCTTACTTAGTCCAACAATCTCCCCACTGTTACCTAGTGGGGGATTGCTTGAAATGTAATGAGTGTGCTATATTTACTGCCGATTAAAGTAAGCTCAAACCACTTTGGTAATCATGTAGCGTATCAGCTGCATGGTGCCGGGGTCAGGAGGGTTGGGATGACAATGTGCCATCAAAATAGGCGAAACCAACAATGCAGACggagttcagaaaaaaacaaggctTGATCAACTGTTGTCGCTGCTTTTTATTGAACTGTAAAATGTTCTTCAGTCGGAATGAATTTTTACTTACTGCCTGTAAGCTACTGCAAGACTGTGTTATCAGCGGCAGAAGTACTTTGGAGAGCTTTGATCGTTTGCCAGCCTGCCAGATCTGCACTCTATCACTATGGAGTTGTAAGACTCTTGTAGTGACATTTGGTCATCTTGTGAAAACATTATCTGCCCCATTTGATCTCTTCCAGGAAGTATTATCTTTGTAAGTGCACGTGCAGCGCagtcatttgtctttgtgcCAGTGTGGATGCTCTGATCAGCTTATTAAAAAACAGACCTGCAGAGTCCCTCATCTCATCTGGGCAATTATAAGAACATTATCGAGGTGTTTTTACTTTATCCCGATGTTTCCAGTACTATTTATCCCAATTGATTCTTTTCATTATAAGGACTTAATTGGTTTTCATTGGTCGCTTGCCAATTATATCACCTTCTCTTTGCCTATGCATTGGTATTGTAGTTTGACCTTTCTAAGCTGAAACTGTGGTGTTGAAGACAACTCCTACGATCTCACACTATTTTAGCTTGTCATGGTGTTTGGTTATAATTTTCACCAAGTTCCATACCATGTATACAGTGTTCACACgcatcattatttcattcatcttcgactACTTCTCCGTTTCCGTGtcatggggctgctggagccaatccgagCTCACgttgggcgagggcagggtgcAGCCttgacaggtctccagtccatcacagggccaacacacagagatagacagtgacagacaaccattcacactcacactcagacctacggacaatttagttatcaattaacctaaacatgcatgtctttggacggtgggaggaaacccacaaaagGACAGGaagacatgcaaactccacacagaaaggccccaggctgggatGTGCTGCCTCACATACATCAATtagctataaacactgattaCATTCTTctcaaaagttgttttttgagAAGCTATGAAGGTACAAATAATGTACataataaatatacattaaaaGTGGTGCATGGccaccactgctgctctgtggcCCATGTGAAGAACGTTCCTGTGTGGCCAAATATAACTTTCACTTAGACCAGGTGGGTGTGACTTGGTGATGTGGCACTATGGCGCACTGAGTCCTGTCCTGGAAATAGTGCTCGACTGTGTCTGTGGCCTGGCGTTGCACAACTATTTATTCAGTTACAGCCACTGTTGGAAAGAAGGTCGCCTGCAAGCTACCAAACCAACCAGCTGTGAGTCTGCAGCTGGGACTCAATCAAGCAAAAGCTTTGAGTTTCAGAGAGAAATCCCAAGCccaccacaacacaaacagagaagccGTCTGCTGTGATGTCTCACATCTCAATCTCTCAGTGAGCCTAAAGGTTTCGTGTTCAAGGTGAAATAACTTAAGTCAGCATTTTACAAATGTAACACACTTTTCATAACCAGATCAGCGGTAGCTTCTGCCTCTGAGAAAACTGGAAAACAGAGCCAAACCTGCCACTGTGAGAGAAATTTACCCTTGACTCAGAAAATACAAATGGATATATTTGTCCTCATGCTGTATTCAAACCTCTTTGCACAAGAAGAAACTATTGATAGCATCCAACATTTTCATCCTATTAATCCACTGGCTACCGATGGAACACTCTTCTGTTTACTTCTCTCAACACTGAGCAGCAGTGACGGGTTAACCCTCAAGGAGTTGAGTCACAGTGTGCTGTACAAACATGGTGGTGACAGTTTAGTGAGGAGCTGCACTGTCTCTGTCAAACAATGAACAGATGGCGAgtcatttgctgctgtttgcagAACGACTTGTACCCGCTGGTCCATCACACTGCGGAACATGTTCATCTTAACAAGTCGTCTAGTCAATTTGGTGTACCAGAAATCCATTTTAAGGAAAGTAGTTTTCTCACTCCACATTTTTGACTCCAAAAACCTCCCTAGGCTGTGCTTAGGCATTTTAGTGACAACAGACCAGCCAGCCAGTCAAGAGGGAGGATCTGAGTCCCTCTTCTGATTGACTTGCAGTTTCTCCTGTATCTTtggtctctctctttcaacacatgaaatattttgaacGGCTTATTTCAATATGTTACAAATGTCATACATAGATTAGGAGAGTGGTTTGAATCCTGGTAAATAAATGAGAATAGCACAGCTGGACAATCAGGACTCACCTGATTTTTACTTTCTCCTCAGGTTGGACCTCATCAGCCAGCCAGAGAAAGAAGATAACGCAGTGGCATCAGTAAGTCAACCGAATACTGCCGTCTCGTCTTCAGTCCCCAGCCCATCCCCAAAATGGCTGCCCAGTTTCCTCAGTCCCCAGCCAGCCTCAGGAGTTAGATTGGCTTCACAAGGCCCAGCGTGGCTCGCCAGGGTTTTGCAGCTCAAGAAAAGGCCACTGAGAGTTCGTCGCCATGCCCACTTGCGAGGGGGTCACCATTACCCTCATCACGCCCAGTTGATGAGAGTTGGCTGCGTCCTGGGAACCTGCCAGGTGCAGAACCTCAGCCACCGGCTCTATCAGCTCATTGGTCAGAGTGGCAGAGAAGACTCGTCCCCCATTAACCCCAGAAGCCCTCATAGCtatggatgaatgaaaaaagaccAACAGCTACAGCAAGTCTATCTATATCTCAATTTATTTATCTCTTAATGTATTACTGCTAGTCTTTGCGTTAGATTTTGATGTAGTCCATAACTTTTGTTTATCCATGTCAACTTAAGAATTATACCCCTCTTAAATGTCATAACCTCTTGCCTCGCTACCTTTTGTGCCGACCGAACCGATGAAATTTGACATTCAAATTCAAGTTCATTGCTCTGAAATATCTTTTTGAAGCCCCTAATTTGAGTTCATCCACCATCCTGACAGCATTACAAAGACATGGAAGTCTTTTCAATTCTCCCTCCTAATCGCACAAAAGAAGCGAAGATCccttaatttgacattttaatccTGTTAATGTATGAATGAAGGCTTGTCCTCAACATCATCCAGTCGTCTGGTCCAGCCTGCCAACTGACCTCCCCAGTGGTGGTTATCCTGCGGCTCATTGATCAAACACTTAAGCCCCTAATATGGAGTTCAACCTGAACTCTGAGCTGAAGTCCTGTCAAAACCAATGTATTCCCGACGACCTCTTAAATGACCCCATGAACCCTTTTACCTCTTTCTTCTGCCCTCGCCTTTTTGTCAACTGTGGAACCCCAGGTCATTTCACAACTGTGTATTTCAGTAAGAACACTGACATCCCTGGAAGAGTCCATGAGCTCTCAGCTGAACTGGGAATTCATCACTCAGCAGTATACTATGTTTCAAGACCACAGTTCACATTTATGGGGCACTCGGAGTCAGGAATTAACCGCATTAACTCCACACTGAAGGAGAAGACGAAGAAGGCTCAGAATACAATGTTTTGGTAGGAACCTGAACACCTAAAGGATCAGTTTCTGTGTTGCATTTTAGTGgccatttgtgttttgtgatctGCTGACTTTTCCCTGTCAGAGGCCAAGTCTGAAACATTAGCCCTCTCACGTGATTCATGAGATCCCCCTGAAAGTATGGACTTTGGTTTGACAGCAGTTTAATAAAGCCATCTTAACCATTTCAGGCATATGGACAGCCACAGCAGGGAAGGCAGGCCCCTGAGCCCCCCACGGTCAAACACTCTATGCCAATACCAAAATGTTAAGGCACATGGTGTCCACACATGCCTCAGTCCTTTAGGGTAACTTCATCAAGGTCTACTGTTCCTTACATTCCATTAAATAaaattgcagctttttttttttttttttgcagcaataggcatgttttgtttcacatgTAGTATGTCGAATTAGAGTAGTGCTGAGGCGGTGGCTTAAGGCTCCACTCTTACAATGCAGGTTTCTAACGAGAGACCACAGTGACCAAAATCTTAGGCGTCAgtttttatatgtgtgtacatgctctgacatttcctttttttctatttatgcCCATCTTTGAAAAGGTGGGCAGATGATTGCCTGAAAATAACTGAGGTCAAGTTCTTTTTGTAATGCGTGCTAAAATTTAACATGGCTTAGATGCCCCCTGTCCCAAAGAGAAGCAACCAAAACCCGTATTTTTGGTAAGAACAATTTTCATCTTACATATTATCTCCATTCTTATCCTCCATTCCTTAACTTACATGGAGTCAAGCGTTTCAGTCTAGGAATACACAGTCTTTTCCACTTACTGATGTACATGCAAGGTCATTTAAATAAGTAAAGGTCCCATCAGTGTTTAATCTGAGGTGttgatatccataagaagatgtttgtggttttaaggAGAAAAACCATCTGAAAGTAGTTTAGCATCTCCTCCCTCAGGCTATTCTGTGAAGCTCCAGTAACAAGAGGTCAGTCAGCAAATGGGTGTTCCTCTGTGGACTGacacctttgatactttcactgtattaatatagaacttAGACCAGCTTTATACTCAAAGAGCTCATGGACATTTAACTTTAGACtgtatgggacctttaaaattTGATATATATCTTTTAGATTCTGTTTGCATTTAACATTAAtttaacataataataaaattccATTAAAATTTTGACCATAATATTAACCTCACCAAATATCTGACAATACTTGACATCGCACATTACTGTTCTCTCTTCCATCTTTATTGGGATGTCTTCTGATTTTCCTTCTCCTTGGAATTCTACTTACTCGTCAGCTTTATATATTTAGTGTCTAACTCTATCgtgcctctgtttttctctcttcttttggAATTATTTGAGCCTGGAGGCCACAGGGTAAAAGGCCTTGTTCCTTTAGGCCTAAATCTAATCTGTTCAAAGGCTTGCTGAGGTGAAACACGCCATTCTCTCAGCTGTAATGGCGCTAATCAATGTCTCGTGACGAATCATTAAAAGGCTTTTCAAATGCTAAAAAACCCTGGTGGatctctcttctttttaaaattgtatcttttcacacaaactgtgtgtgtgtgtatgtgtttgaacTTAAGTATGGAGCCTATCACGACATTTATCTCCTGTGTTTGATCTGTGTTCTGGACCATTGCGCTcccaggctttttttttttttttttttgcgtagTCTTGTTTTTCTGACGTCAGGCATTGCGTCTTGTTGAGTTGTGTAAGCAAATTATGCACAACTGCTAATACCTCCCTGCTGAAGCGTGTTGAGTTTCAATGGCTTCTTcttacaaaaacacatacagtagGAATGAGTGCAGAGATGGCATGGTGAAATGTTTCTCCCAAGATCTCCCAGTTTTGTATGATGTAGGAGGATCTCAGTAGGTTTGcgtttggagtttttttttttagccttagGGTCACAGGAAAGCACTTTAATGTCAGCATGTGTATCGATAGTCTCTCACTGCTTGAATTTCACTCATTGTAATGAACTTGTGAAAGTTGAACAAGGTTCATATTGTAAATGTTGCATTTGACACTtaatgtgttttgaaatgtcAGTGCACTTACATGTGGCATCTGGACGACTGTGAACGTCACTTACTTATATATGTCTATATAAGTATACTTAAAATATGTTcgggtttgtgtttgtgtgtgttcagccaaactatttaaaaaaattgtataTTTAAGTTATCTGTGTAAGTTAATATCTGTATGTCACCAAAGACTATTTATCTCATATTTTCCATTGCTCCTTAAACTTGACCTTATCGCAAAGGATAAGGAACTCATAACTGTAGTTAAAATGTTactgtttgaaaatgttccTCACGCTGCAAAATAAAGAACTGTACTGTAGTGTGATGGAGTATAGAGTATGATTTAAGAGtatttgtgtgtccatgcatTTACTGAGCATTAAATAAagacatgaataaaaatcatGAGGCATAAAAATTCCCAAATTCCTTCACAAAAAGCTAGAAATATATCAGTCTATCTGTTAAAGGTTCCAGTTTTACCCTGTCAATAAGTGTTGATTTTCATAACAAGATGAAACAGATGGAATTCTCCATTGGGTTTCTTTCTGGAGCTCTATTAACAGTaggtcagccaatcagaagagagcatCAAGTTGGGCTCTGGCTTGAGGGAGTGGTTGAGGACGGCTTTGTTGTGACATGACAAAGACCCAGAAGGCCTGatagctggttttaaggctcagtttctgaacacacgctgtgagcatttctctgtagACTGCAACCTTTGAAACTCCCTGTATTAacacagaacctggacctgattaGCAATAAAAagcacatggaggtctacctttagacctttaAAAAAGCTGAATCATTTCCACCCACAATGTTACGACATCCTTGACCAAACCGTTGTGACCTACTAATCAAAGAAGTCAATCATTACATGATAAAGCTATCTAACAAGGGGCACAAGGGACAATGTCGATCAAATATGGAGGGGCGTGTGATCAGGGTATGATCAGACAGCGGCCATGTTAACAGCAGTAGAAGGTCGTATGACTCGTTCACCAACTGAAAGTTAATGACTGACAAAAATTTTGTCACCAAGACAAGCTGTTGGTCCATGCGACGTCTGatgaaggagagcagagaggatgggGAAAGAATTAGAATTTAAAAGCTCgtatatttcacata
This window encodes:
- the adm2a gene encoding protein ADM2a, with the translated sequence MRYLLPLAVYCISLVSVQRLQALPVEERPGSNRLDLISQPEKEDNAVASVSQPNTAVSSSVPSPSPKWLPSFLSPQPASGVRLASQGPAWLARVLQLKKRPLRVRRHAHLRGGHHYPHHAQLMRVGCVLGTCQVQNLSHRLYQLIGQSGREDSSPINPRSPHSYG